From a region of the Streptomyces tirandamycinicus genome:
- the pdxS gene encoding pyridoxal 5'-phosphate synthase lyase subunit PdxS: MRSIVSSTFSNSPQAPETGTARVKRGMAEQLKGGVIMDVVTPEQAKIAEDAGAVAVMALERVPADIRKDGGVARMSDPDMIEGIIEAVSIPVMAKSRIGHFVEAQVLQSLGVDYIDESEVLTPADEVNHSDKWAFTTPFVCGATNLGEALRRIAEGAAMIRSKGEAGTGNVVEAVRHLRQIKNEIARLRGFDNNELYAAAKELRAPYELVAEVAQLGKLPVVLFSAGGVATPADAALMRQLGAEGVFVGSGIFKSGDPAKRAAAIVKATTFYDDPKIIADASRNLGEAMVGINCDTLPEAERYANRGW; encoded by the coding sequence ATGAGGTCGATCGTGTCCAGCACGTTCTCCAACTCCCCGCAGGCTCCCGAGACCGGCACCGCGCGCGTCAAGCGCGGCATGGCCGAGCAGCTCAAGGGCGGCGTGATCATGGACGTCGTCACTCCGGAGCAGGCGAAGATCGCCGAGGACGCGGGCGCCGTGGCCGTCATGGCCCTGGAGCGCGTCCCCGCCGACATCCGCAAGGACGGCGGTGTGGCCCGGATGTCCGACCCGGACATGATCGAGGGCATCATCGAGGCGGTCTCCATCCCGGTGATGGCGAAGTCCCGCATCGGCCACTTCGTCGAGGCCCAGGTCCTGCAGTCGCTCGGCGTGGACTACATCGACGAGTCCGAGGTGCTCACCCCGGCCGACGAGGTCAACCACTCCGACAAGTGGGCCTTCACGACCCCCTTCGTCTGCGGTGCCACCAACCTGGGCGAGGCCCTGCGCCGGATCGCCGAGGGCGCGGCCATGATCCGTTCCAAGGGCGAGGCCGGCACCGGCAACGTCGTCGAGGCCGTGCGCCACCTGCGCCAGATCAAGAACGAGATCGCCCGCCTGCGCGGCTTCGACAACAACGAGCTGTACGCCGCCGCCAAGGAGCTGCGCGCCCCGTACGAGCTCGTCGCCGAGGTCGCCCAGCTCGGCAAGCTGCCCGTCGTGCTCTTCTCCGCCGGTGGCGTCGCCACCCCCGCCGACGCCGCGCTGATGCGCCAGCTCGGCGCCGAGGGCGTCTTCGTCGGCTCCGGCATCTTCAAGTCGGGCGACCCGGCCAAGCGCGCCGCGGCGATCGTGAAGGCCACCACCTTCTACGACGACCCGAAGATCATCGCGGACGCCTCCCGCAACCTGGGCGAGGCCATGGTCGGCATCAACTGCGACACCCTGCCCGAGGCCGAGCGCTACGCGAACCGCGGCTGGTAA
- a CDS encoding membrane protein, translating to MTATLIWILVALVAIGLYLSWTAGRLDRLHARIDAARAALDAQLLRRASVTQELATSGVLDPAASIVLYEAAHAARQADEERREVAESELSQALRAVFGEPEQVEAVREAPGGEDAAGELAAAVRRVPMARRFHNDAVRAARALRRHRTVRWFRLAGHAPFPLAFEMDDEPPVALADRP from the coding sequence GTGACCGCAACCCTGATCTGGATTCTCGTCGCGCTCGTCGCCATCGGCCTCTACCTCAGCTGGACCGCCGGCCGGCTCGACCGCCTGCACGCCCGGATCGACGCCGCCCGCGCGGCGCTCGACGCCCAGCTCCTGCGCCGCGCCTCGGTCACCCAGGAGCTCGCCACCTCGGGCGTGCTGGACCCCGCCGCCTCGATCGTGCTCTACGAGGCCGCGCACGCGGCCCGTCAGGCGGACGAGGAGCGCCGCGAGGTCGCCGAGAGCGAGCTGAGCCAGGCGCTGCGGGCCGTGTTCGGCGAGCCGGAGCAGGTGGAGGCCGTACGGGAGGCCCCCGGGGGAGAGGACGCCGCCGGCGAGCTCGCCGCGGCCGTCCGCCGCGTGCCGATGGCGCGACGGTTCCACAACGACGCCGTGCGGGCGGCGCGGGCACTGCGGCGGCACCGCACGGTCCGCTGGTTCCGCCTCGCCGGCCACGCCCCGTTCCCACTGGCCTTCGAGATGGACGACGAGCCCCCGGTGGCCCTGGCGGACCGGCCGTAG